In one window of Aphidius gifuensis isolate YNYX2018 linkage group LG4, ASM1490517v1, whole genome shotgun sequence DNA:
- the LOC122855633 gene encoding beta-1,4-glucuronyltransferase 1, translated as MYDNNINSGLFGVGNKIYSYSINHSTSRDKYCLACQHTSMLKLGCRPRNFTLTVVIILAISNMLLTFLLLQSETCTSNNKDDKLIKNINNDKFVTEKIDGVQKDDDYNDNPSTINLIDDDIDDEKVDNININVNLGKWDNQRIIKMFDSVLIGSKFTELSKNSKICLATQSSIEKLHSLVQVAHHWTSSISVALYVAGDEEYNAVNKYLIYLRYCYKPIRERINFSLAIPHNKIPINELNIINNYSSIKNLNCSLPEATLVNMLNKISTKHTSWKSKNSYPQNHMRNLARKNCQSDYLFLTDVDIVPSIGFAESIDLFLHNIPDNKCDKCAFVVPTYELDKRVKFPINKTELVRLAKKGLARPFHWKVFIHNQYATNFSRWIMDVVPGSKGYTNLINGKTYVCHNVTNFEFLYEPFYVAKDTAPPHDERFVGYGYTRNTQVYEMYVAGYQFQILSPVFTVHWGLQTRKGRLPWREKQNILNRKKFDQFKREIFTKYERDVSKPLRKL; from the exons ATGTATGATAACAATATAAACAGTGGGCTTTTCGGAGTCGGCAATAAGATATATTCCTATTCAATAAATCATTCAACATCAAGAGATAAATACTGTCTCGCTTGTCAACACACATCGATGCTtaag ttGGGATGCCGTCCAAGAAATTTTACTCTAACAGTTGTCATCATACTTGCAATATCAAATATGCtgttgacatttttattactaCAATCAGAAACATGCACATCAAACAACAAAGATGATaaacttattaaaaatattaacaatgataaatttgtaactgaaaaaattgatggagTACAAAAAGATGATGATTACAATGATAAtccatcaacaataaatttgatagatgatgatattgatgatgaaaaagtagacaacataaatataaatgtaaatttaggAAAATGGGATAATCAAAGAATCATTAAAATGTTTGATTCAGTATTGATTGGTAGTAAATTTactgaattatcaaaaaatagtaaaatatgtTTAGCAACACAATCATCAATCGAAAAATTACATTCACTTGTACAAGTTGCACATCATTGgacatcatcaatatcagttGCATTGTATGTTGCTGGTGATGAAGAATACAAtgctgttaataaatatttaatatatttacgtTATTGCTATAAACCAATACgtgaaagaataaatttttcattagcaataccacataataaaataccaataaatgaattgaatattattaataattatagtagtattaaaaatttaaattgttcattACCAGAAGCAACACTTGTTAatatgttgaataaaatatcaacaaaacatACATCATGGAAATCTAAAAATTCATATCCACAAAATCATATGAGAAATTTAGCACGTAAAAATTGTCAaagtgattatttatttttaactgatgTTGATATTGTACCAAGTATTGGTTTTGCtgaatcaattgatttatttttacataatatacCTGATAATAAATGTGATAAATGTGCATTTGTTGTGCCAACATATGAGCTAGATAAAAGAGttaaatttccaataaataaaactgaacTTGTTAGACTTGCTAAAAAAGGTCTTGCACGTCCATTTCATTGGAaagtatttattcataatCAGTATGCAACTAATTTTTCAAGATGGATTATGGATGTTGTACCTGGATCAAAAGgatatacaaatttaattaatggaAAAACTTATGTTTGTCATAATGTTACGAATTTTGAATTTCTTTATGAGCCATTTTATGTTGCTAAGGATACTGCACCACCGCATGATGAAAGATTTGTTGGATATGGCTATACTAGAAATACacag gTTTATGAAATGTACGTTGCTGGTTATCAGTTCCAAATATTATCACCTGTTTTTACTGTACACTGGGGACTGCAAACGAGAAAAGGAAGATTACCATGgcgagaaaaacaaaatattttaaaccgtaaaaaatttgatcaatttaaacgtgaaatatttacaaaatacgAACGTGATGTGTCTAAACcattaagaaaattataa
- the LOC122855635 gene encoding aldehyde dehydrogenase X, mitochondrial-like, translated as MAIPNPVIKYTQLFINNEFVDAKSGKKFPTINPATGLVITQVSEGDKADVELAVAAAKKAFSRGAPWRKMSPSGRGILMNKLADLIARDINYISSLEALDNGKTFESAVGDMEASIGTLRYYAGWCDKIHGNTIPSDDGNFTVTRKEPIGVVGQIIPWNYPVMMLAWKWGPALAAGCTIVLKPAEQTPLTALYIAALAKEAGFPAGVVNVIPGYGPTAGGAITHHPDIKKVAFTGSTEIGHVIMEAAAKSNLKHVSLELGGKSPVVVFDDADVKNAAEIAHEALFGNHGQSCCAGSRTFVHEKIYDSFVQHAKELALKRKVGDPFDSTVVQGPQIDEEMFDKVLNLIKSGKDEGATVVTGGERQGNVGYFIKPTIFSNVTDNMRIAKEEIFGPVQSILKFKTLEEVIERANETSYGLAAAIITNDINKALQFSESVDAGSVWVNCYDAITPQTPFGGYKKSGIGRELGEDGLEGYLETKTISIKVPAIF; from the exons atgGCTATTCCAAACCCAGTAATCAAGTACAcccag TTGTTCATAAACAATGAATTTGTTGATGCTAAAAGTGGAAAGAAATTTCCAACAATCAACCCAGCAACTGGTCTTGTTATCACTCAAGTATCAGAAGGTGATAAA gctgATGTTGAGCTAGCAGTAGCTGCTGCAAAAAAAGCATTTTCACGTGGAGCACCATGGAGAAAAATGAGTCCATCTGGTCGTGGTATTCTTATGAataag cTTGCTGATCTTATTGCAAgagatataaattatatttcgagTCTCGAAGCACTTGATAATGGCAAGACATTTGAGAGTGCTGTTGGCGATATGGAAGCAAGTATTGGAACACTTAGATACTATGCAGGATGGTGTGACAAAATTCATGGAAACACAATTCCTTctg ATGATGGAAACTTTACGGTAACACGCAAAGAACCAATTGGTGTTGTTGGACAAATAATACCTTGGAATTATCCAGTAATGATGTTGGCTTGGAAATGGGGACCTGCATTAGCTGCTGGTTGTACAATTGTATTAAAACCAGCTGAACAAACACCATTGACTGCTCTTTATATTGCTGCCTTGGCTAAAGAAGCTGGATTTCCAGCAGGTGTTGTTAATGTCATACCAGGATATGGTCCAACTGCTGGTGGTGCTATTACTCATCATccagatattaaaaaagttgcaTTTACTGGATCAACTGAg attgGTCATGTAATTATGGAAGCAGCAGCAAAAAGTAACTTGAAACATGTCAGCTTGGAACTTGGAGGAAAAAGCCCAGTTGTAGTttttgatgatgctgatg ttaAAAATGCAGCTGAAATAGCACATGAAGCATTATTCGGTAATCATGGACAAAGTTGCTGTGCTGGATCACGTACATttgtacatgaaaaaatatacgaCAGTTTCGTTCAACATGCCAAGGAATTGGCATTAAAACGTAAAGTTGGTGATCCATTTGACTCAACAGTTGTTCAAGGGCCACAAATTGATGAAGAGATGTTtgataaagttttaaatttaattaaatctgGAAAAGATGAAGGTGCAACTGTTGTCACTGGTGGTGAACGTCAGGGCAATGttggatattttataaaaccaaCTATATTCTCAAATGTAACTGACAACATGAGAATTGCCAAGGAAGAAATATTTGGTCCAGTTCAATCaattcttaaatttaaaactctTGAAGAAGTTATTGAAAGAGCTAATGAAACATCATACGGTCTTGCTGCTGCAATTATTACAAATGACATAAACAAAGCTCTCCAATTTTCTGAATCTGTTGATGCTGGAAGTGTTTGGGTTAATTGTTATGATGCCATAACACCTCAAACACCATTCGGTGGATACAAAAAATCTGGAATTGGTCGTGAGTTGGGAGAGGATGGTCTTGAGGGATATCTTGAAACCAAAACAATTTCCATCAAAGTACcagctattttttaa
- the LOC122855636 gene encoding galactose mutarotase-like: MSIEKNEIKVDGFGMVPCQSDNSNNYEIIKRYTLTNKTKSYVRLITWGAGVQSISVPNAKGILGDVVLGFNDIQGYLSNRFIGRTFGYETRRVFNDIISVNKRKLLSSTDDNSQEIFNDKSFDNVNWNSHILDNQVVMSHLSDNENKGKTLTQIKYSWTDENELHVNIRATSTRSSSVDVTNCYLLNLAGHGTGCEELKKHVITLNANECKRMDDKINFKDKNILKYVHRKNMFDLENIILLNKKRLYMIPDGGYNHFFTDNEFLNNNYYRFNARILHPPTGRFVEVYSNQPGFHFYTGHDLPNFQKINNQQRKMYGKDGILYDRYGGFMVSPSCYHQVLDYNNNFLNTLNPGSVYHHNMTLKFGVKTYK; this comes from the exons atgtcaattgaaaaaaatgaaattaaagttGATGGATTTGGAATGGTACCATGTCAATcggataattcaaataattatgagATAATAAAAAG ATATAccttaacaaataaaacaaaatcataTGTTCGTTTGATAACATGGGGAGCTGGTGTTCAGTCAATAAGTGTACCAAATGCCAAGGGTATTCTTGGTGATGTTGTTCTCGGCTTCAATGACATtcaag gATATTTAAGCAACAGATTTATCGGTCGAACTTTTGGTTACGAAACACGTCGagtatttaatgatattatttctgtaaacaagagaaaattattatcatcaacagaCGATAATAGCcaagaaatatttaatgataaatcatttgataatgtCAATTGGAATTCTCATATACTTGATAATCAAgtg GTGATGTCTCATTTGAgtgacaatgaaaataaaggaaaaacaTTGACTCAAATAAAGTACAGTTGGACTGATGAAAATGAACTTCATGTTAATATTCGTGCCACTTCAACAAGATCATCATCAGTTGACGTCACTAATTGTTATCTCTTGAACCTTGCTGGTCAT gGAACAGGTtgtgaagaattaaaaaaacatgttattACATTAAATGCAAATGAATGCAAACGTATggatgacaaaataaattttaaagataaaaacattttaaagtatgttcatagaaaaaatatgtttgatttggaaaatattattttgttgaataaaaaacgCTTGTATATGATACCAGATGGTggatataatcatttttttactgataatgaatttttgaataataattattatcgatTTAATGCTag AATTTTGCATCCACCAACTGGAAGATTTGTTGAAGTTTATTCAAATCAGCCtggttttcatttttatactgGTCATGATTTAcctaattttcaaaaaataaataatcagcaAAGGAAAATGTATGGTAAAGATGGAATTTTATATGATAGATATGGAGGATTTATGGTGTCACCATCGTGTTATCATCAAGTGTtggattataataataattttttaaatactttaaatCCTGGTAGTGTTTATCATCACAATATGACATTAAAATTTGGTgttaaaacatataaataa
- the LOC122855634 gene encoding aldehyde dehydrogenase X, mitochondrial-like, with the protein MANPNPEIKYTQLFINNEFVDAKSGKKFPTINPATGRVITQVSEGDKADVDVAVAAAKKAFSRGSPWRKLNASGRGVLINKLADLIARDINYISSLEAVDNGKTFESAVGNIYGCIVTLRYYAGWCDKIHGNTIPSDDGNFTVTRKEPIGVVGQIIPWNFPALMLVWKWGPALAAGCTIVLKPAEQTPLTALYIAALAKEAGFPAGVVNVIPGYGPTAGGAISHHPDIQKVAFTGSTEIGHVIMEAAAKSNLKHVSLELGGKSPIVVCDDVDVKNAAEIAHEALFANHGQSCCAGSRTFVHEKIYDSFVQHAKELALKRKVGDPFDSTVVQGPQIDEEMFDKVLNLIKSGKDEGATVVTGGERQGNVGYFIKPTIFSNVTDNMRIAKEEIFGPVQSILKFKTLEEVIERANETSYGLAAGIITNDINKALQFSESVDAGSVWVNCYASITPQTPFGGYKKSGIGRELGEDSLEGYLETKTISIKVPAIF; encoded by the exons atggcTAATCCAAATCCTGAAATTAAGTATACCCAG ttatttataaacaatgaatTTGTTGATGCTAAAAGTGGAAAGAAATTTCCAACAATCAACCCAGCAACTGGTCGTGTTATCACTCAAGTATCAGAAGGTGATAAA gctGATGTTGATGTGGCAGTAGCAGCAGCAAAGAAAGCATTTTCACGTGGTTCACCATGGAGAAAATTAAATGCATCTGGTCGTGGTGTTCTAATTAataag cTTGCTGATCTTATTGCCAgagatataaattatatttcgagTCTCGAGGCAGTCGATAATGGCAAGACATTTGAGAGTGCTGTTGGTAATATTTATGGATGTATCGTAACACTTAGATATTATGCTGGATGGTGTGATAAAATCCATGGAAACACAATTCCTTCtg atgatgGAAATTTTACGGTAACACGCAAAGAACCAATTGGTGTTGTTGGACAAATAATACCCTGGAATTTTCCAGCATTGATGTTGGTTTGGAAATGGGGTCCTGCATTGGCTGCTGGTTGTACAATTGTTTTGAAACCAGCTGAACAAACACCATTGACTGCTCTTTACATTGCTGCCTTGGCTAAAGAAGCTGGATTTCCAGCAGGTGTTGTTAATGTCATACCAGGATATGGTCCAACTGCTGGTGGTGCTATTTCTCATCATCCAGATATTCAAAAAGTTGCATTCACTGGTTCAACtgag ATTGGTCATGTAATTATGGAAGCAGCAGCAAAAAGTAACTTGAAACATGTCAGTCTGGAACTTGGTGGAAAAAGCCCAATTGTCGTttgtgatgatgttgatg ttaaaaatGCAGCTGAAATAGCACATGAAGCTTTATTTGCTAATCATGGACAAAGTTGTTGTGCTGGATCACGTACATttgtacatgaaaaaatatacgaCAGTTTCGTTCAACATGCCAAGGAATTGGCATTAAAACGTAAAGTTGGTGATCCATTTGATTCAACAGTTGTTCAAGGGCCACAAATTGATGAAGAGATGTTtgataaagttttaaatttaattaaatctgGAAAAGATGAAGGTGCAACTGTTGTCACTGGTGGTGAACGTCAGGGCAATGttggatattttataaaaccaaCTATATTCTCAAATGTAACTGACAACATGAGAATTGCCAAGGAAGAAATATTTGGTCCAGTTCAATCaattcttaaatttaaaactctTGAAGAAGTTATTGAAAGAGCTAATGAAACATCATACGGTCTTGCTGCTGGAATTATCACAAATGACATAAACAAAGCTCTTCAATTTTCTGAATCTGTTGATGCTGGAAGTGTTTGGGTCAATTGTTATGCTTCCATAACACCTCAAACACCATTCGGTGGTTACAAAAAATCTGGAATTGGTCGTGAATTGGGAGAAGATAGTCTTGAAGGATATCTTGAAACCAAAACAATTTCCATTAAAGTACcagctattttttaa